Proteins encoded together in one Pseudoroseomonas cervicalis window:
- a CDS encoding A/G-specific adenine glycosylase: MLAPAPLPRAQALLEWYDRHRRALPWREAARDPYRIWLSEVMLQQTTVAAVTPRWRRFLARFPSVEALAAAPWAEVAEEWAGLGYYARARNLHACAQAVAARGGFPDTVEGLRALPGIGAYTAASVAAIAFGRAVVPLDGNVERVTARIAAVEEALPGARPRLAALAQGWMRQQEAAARPADFVQALFDLGATICTPRNPACALCPWRAECLGQRQGIAESLPRKAPKRARPVKQGVHFLLLDSEGRLLLRRRPPSGLLGGMLGLPGTPWREEAWAEEEALAHAPAILPWRRLPGEARHGFTHFELRMALYTATAPSGLNAEGEWLAPEAAAAALPGAMQRLLALAEAAGVVASRAGDAPARGAAKTPTPGRLA; this comes from the coding sequence GCCCTGCTCGAATGGTATGATCGCCACCGCCGCGCCCTGCCCTGGCGCGAGGCCGCGCGTGATCCCTACCGCATCTGGCTCTCCGAAGTCATGCTGCAGCAGACGACGGTGGCCGCGGTCACGCCGCGCTGGCGGCGTTTCCTGGCGCGCTTCCCCAGCGTGGAGGCGCTGGCCGCCGCCCCCTGGGCGGAGGTGGCCGAGGAATGGGCGGGGCTCGGCTATTATGCCCGCGCCCGCAATCTGCATGCCTGCGCCCAGGCGGTGGCGGCGCGCGGCGGCTTCCCCGACACGGTGGAGGGGCTGCGCGCCCTGCCCGGCATCGGCGCCTATACGGCGGCCTCGGTGGCGGCCATCGCCTTCGGCCGCGCCGTGGTGCCGCTGGATGGCAATGTGGAGCGGGTGACGGCGCGCATCGCCGCGGTGGAGGAGGCGCTGCCCGGCGCCCGGCCGCGCCTGGCCGCGCTGGCCCAAGGGTGGATGCGGCAGCAGGAAGCGGCGGCGCGGCCGGCGGATTTCGTGCAGGCGCTGTTCGATCTGGGCGCCACGATCTGCACGCCGCGCAACCCGGCCTGCGCGCTCTGCCCCTGGCGGGCCGAGTGCCTCGGGCAGCGCCAGGGCATCGCGGAGAGCCTGCCGCGCAAGGCGCCGAAACGCGCCCGCCCGGTGAAGCAGGGCGTGCACTTTCTGCTGCTGGACAGCGAGGGCCGGCTGCTGCTGCGGCGCCGCCCGCCCTCCGGCCTGCTGGGCGGCATGCTGGGCCTGCCCGGCACGCCCTGGCGGGAGGAGGCCTGGGCGGAGGAGGAGGCGCTCGCCCACGCCCCGGCCATCCTGCCCTGGCGCCGCCTGCCGGGCGAGGCGCGGCATGGCTTCACCCATTTCGAGCTGCGCATGGCGCTCTACACCGCGACCGCCCCTTCCGGGCTGAATGCCGAGGGGGAGTGGCTGGCGCCGGAGGCCGCCGCCGCCGCCCTGCCCGGGGCCATGCAGCGGCTGCTGGCGCTTGCCGAAGCCGCCGGCGTCGTGGCAAGCCGCGCGGGTGACGCCCCAGCCCGGGGCGCCGCCAAAACTCCGACTCCGGGACGCCT